Proteins found in one Spirochaetaceae bacterium genomic segment:
- the der gene encoding ribosome biogenesis GTPase Der, whose amino-acid sequence MAATVPLVTIVGRPNVGKSTLFNRLLARRRAITAATPGVTRDVVEEDFTLAGMRLRLLDTGGIGDDAGAFGAAVAERAMAATDGAAAIMLVVEAGAITPEDERLADNLRAASDRVVVVVNKVDHPGREAATWDFHRLGYETVIGVSAAHGRNVAALQEELARRVRRRVARETPAAEAQDATPVIRLVIGGKPNTGKSTLLNRLLGEQRALVSATPGTTRDPLSGRVVHAGAQIELIDTAGMRRRSKVQDAVEYYAVNRGAAALADADVAVLLVDAREGLAEQDKRIAAIAIRRGVAVLIALSKWDLLADRPNLLAAMVDRIRFQFPLLHFAPVVPLSGLTGFGVDRMLSKAVDLHRQLSLTIPTGKLNQAMARWAREYVPTSRGREIRVRYATQTGTNPVRFVCFLNRARGAGAAYRRFLENRIRRELGFSEVPLTVEFRSDPPRSR is encoded by the coding sequence ATGGCAGCAACCGTACCCCTCGTCACCATCGTTGGCCGGCCGAACGTGGGCAAGTCCACATTGTTCAATCGCTTGCTCGCGCGCCGTCGCGCCATCACCGCGGCCACGCCGGGCGTGACGCGCGACGTGGTAGAGGAGGACTTCACGCTCGCCGGCATGCGCCTGCGCCTGCTGGACACCGGCGGCATAGGCGACGACGCGGGCGCCTTCGGCGCGGCCGTGGCGGAGCGCGCCATGGCTGCCACCGACGGCGCCGCGGCAATCATGCTGGTGGTGGAGGCGGGCGCCATCACGCCGGAAGACGAGCGGCTCGCCGACAACCTGCGCGCCGCGAGCGACCGCGTCGTCGTGGTGGTGAACAAGGTGGACCATCCGGGGCGGGAGGCGGCAACGTGGGACTTCCATCGGCTCGGGTACGAGACGGTGATCGGGGTGTCGGCCGCCCATGGCCGCAATGTCGCCGCCCTGCAGGAGGAACTGGCGCGCCGCGTGCGCCGGCGGGTAGCGCGGGAGACTCCCGCCGCGGAGGCGCAGGACGCGACACCGGTGATCCGACTGGTGATCGGCGGCAAGCCCAACACCGGCAAGTCCACGCTGCTCAACCGGCTGCTCGGCGAGCAGCGCGCGCTGGTGAGTGCCACGCCGGGCACCACCCGCGACCCGCTGTCCGGGCGCGTCGTGCACGCCGGCGCGCAGATCGAGCTGATCGACACGGCCGGGATGCGGCGCCGTTCCAAGGTACAGGACGCGGTCGAGTACTACGCCGTGAACCGCGGGGCGGCGGCGCTGGCGGATGCCGACGTGGCCGTGCTGCTGGTGGACGCGCGCGAGGGACTGGCGGAGCAGGACAAGCGGATCGCGGCCATCGCGATACGGCGCGGCGTCGCGGTGCTGATCGCGCTGAGCAAGTGGGACCTGCTTGCCGACCGGCCGAACCTGCTGGCCGCCATGGTGGATCGCATCCGGTTTCAGTTCCCGCTGCTCCACTTCGCGCCGGTGGTTCCGCTGTCGGGTCTGACCGGATTCGGTGTGGACCGCATGCTCTCCAAGGCAGTCGATCTGCATCGACAGCTCAGCCTCACCATTCCCACCGGGAAGCTCAACCAGGCGATGGCACGGTGGGCGCGCGAGTACGTTCCCACGTCCCGCGGGCGCGAGATCCGCGTACGGTACGCCACCCAGACCGGAACCAACCCGGTTCGTTTCGTGTGCTTTCTCAATCGGGCGCGCGGTGCCGGCGCCGCCTATCGCCGCTTCCTGGAAAATCGCATCCGTCGCGAACTGGGTTTCTCCGAGGTGCCGCTGACCGTGGAATTCCGCTCCGACCCGCCGCGGTCTCGTTGA
- a CDS encoding tetratricopeptide repeat protein, producing MPLRRSRRLWLAALLTAVALPATAASAERDLFNEAERRFRGGNYEFALEAYEEFLERFPLSELSADAAYRAGVAQTQLGRYREAVDTFEQVQLRHRSTRFLPFVNFWAGVALYELERYDRASASLKAFVNENPDAGIVPRALLYLGLANVSLDDLTGAAEALEQLRTVPEDSESTAFGAVLLGYVYALQGRYVQMLLLAEDYPPESMDDRWRAEYLAYRAEAYWQLEQYPEAQADYAAIVDSPTVDDSIASVALRRLFIAAERRGDFDLMDSVTLRAELRFRESPEQLANFWLRLGIENYRRGSIDLARFFLKRSAELGAESEVGNAAVLYLAETYLSGSDPDGIREATRVLTSQQELSTGNPWQVSLRLGDVMVRQGDFAGAIAQYESFIRAMSEDPDANPAEIEQARYLLAYAMYREGRYDEALRQVRQIDSEPARGGPLGELRRLETVLLSRTGDTAAAERSARSYVDRFPDDISARVDHMRLLYRLESWQELLVSAAALTERVPDLRVRSPKAFVLTAYLKGLAHVARGEPGAAADALAAVTADVAERQGLGDIVPYALYYRAASHYRQGSYSTASVLLAELEDQFRGHELESRAAFLAGQSAFSTGSYLEAAAAFSRAADSNHPRAARAGLFAGRSLANNGDLSGAERQYRNVAARFAQAPEAADATFELAGVLALGGHLEAATRAYGDVMFKHSASALAEDAAFRRAELLLEQDATSAARDAFAAYRTEYPDGRFRDGALYWGGVAANRAGEPLRAILLWELLIDEFEDSPFRANALLQVAEGYAEQSEYQPAVAYLTELVGRYGTEPIGKLGAARLEEMRLIASGVDKEEASLMAVIGAGGVDTREGRDAMLELARIYVIDVDQPRALAFAMLTDVAGYRRDKETAAEAEYLLGEYHRRTGELGMAIDHFLEAGVLAETDRELIARSMLRAAELLEQTGRRREAATLVQRLQEQFAGTDWARRGTELLR from the coding sequence GTGCCGCTGCGGCGGTCCCGGCGGCTCTGGCTTGCCGCGCTCCTGACGGCGGTTGCCCTGCCCGCTACCGCCGCGAGCGCCGAGCGAGACCTGTTCAACGAAGCGGAACGCCGGTTCCGCGGCGGCAACTACGAGTTCGCGCTGGAAGCCTACGAGGAATTCCTGGAGCGCTTTCCGCTGTCGGAGCTGAGCGCCGACGCCGCCTACCGTGCGGGCGTCGCGCAGACCCAACTCGGGCGCTACCGCGAGGCGGTAGACACCTTCGAACAGGTGCAACTGCGCCATCGCAGCACTCGGTTCCTTCCGTTCGTCAACTTCTGGGCAGGCGTGGCGCTCTACGAGCTGGAGCGCTACGACCGTGCGTCGGCGAGTCTGAAGGCGTTCGTGAACGAGAACCCCGACGCCGGCATCGTGCCGCGGGCGCTGCTCTACCTGGGCCTTGCCAATGTGTCGCTCGATGATCTGACCGGCGCCGCCGAGGCGCTCGAACAGTTGCGCACGGTTCCTGAAGACTCCGAGTCGACCGCGTTCGGCGCGGTTCTGCTCGGCTACGTCTACGCCTTGCAGGGGCGCTACGTGCAGATGTTGCTGCTGGCCGAGGACTATCCGCCGGAGTCGATGGACGACCGCTGGCGCGCCGAGTACCTCGCCTACCGCGCCGAGGCGTATTGGCAGCTTGAGCAGTATCCGGAGGCGCAGGCCGATTACGCCGCGATCGTCGATTCCCCGACGGTAGATGACAGCATCGCCTCGGTGGCCCTGCGGCGGCTGTTCATCGCGGCCGAGCGCCGCGGCGACTTCGACCTGATGGACTCGGTTACCCTGCGCGCCGAGTTGCGCTTTCGCGAATCTCCCGAACAACTGGCCAATTTCTGGTTGCGGCTGGGGATAGAGAACTATCGGCGGGGCAGCATCGACCTGGCGCGATTCTTTCTGAAGCGGTCCGCCGAGCTGGGCGCCGAGAGCGAGGTGGGCAACGCGGCGGTCCTCTACCTGGCCGAGACCTACCTGAGCGGCTCCGATCCGGACGGGATACGGGAAGCGACGAGGGTGTTGACCAGCCAACAGGAGCTCTCCACCGGCAATCCGTGGCAGGTTTCCCTGCGCCTCGGCGACGTGATGGTGCGGCAGGGTGACTTTGCCGGCGCCATCGCTCAGTACGAGAGCTTCATCCGCGCCATGAGCGAAGATCCGGATGCCAACCCGGCCGAGATCGAGCAGGCGCGCTACCTGCTCGCGTACGCGATGTACCGTGAAGGCCGTTACGACGAAGCGCTGCGGCAGGTGCGGCAGATAGACTCCGAGCCGGCGAGGGGAGGCCCGCTCGGCGAGTTGCGGCGTCTCGAGACCGTCCTGCTGTCGCGCACCGGAGACACCGCCGCCGCGGAGCGCAGCGCGCGCAGCTACGTGGACCGGTTCCCGGACGACATCTCCGCGCGCGTTGACCATATGCGGCTTCTGTACCGGCTCGAGTCGTGGCAGGAACTGCTGGTCTCGGCCGCCGCGCTCACCGAGAGAGTTCCCGATCTACGCGTGCGCTCGCCGAAGGCATTCGTGCTCACCGCCTATCTGAAGGGGCTCGCGCACGTGGCGCGCGGCGAGCCGGGCGCGGCGGCGGATGCGCTCGCCGCGGTGACCGCCGATGTTGCCGAACGCCAGGGCCTCGGCGACATCGTGCCGTACGCGCTCTACTACCGTGCCGCCTCCCACTATCGGCAAGGCTCCTACTCTACCGCGAGCGTGTTGCTCGCCGAGCTGGAGGACCAGTTCCGGGGACACGAGCTGGAGTCTCGCGCCGCGTTCCTGGCCGGACAGTCGGCGTTCAGCACCGGTTCATACCTGGAAGCGGCGGCCGCGTTCAGCCGCGCCGCCGACAGCAACCATCCGCGCGCCGCGCGCGCCGGCCTGTTCGCCGGCCGCAGCCTTGCCAACAACGGCGACCTGAGCGGCGCGGAACGACAGTACCGCAACGTCGCGGCGCGCTTTGCGCAGGCGCCGGAGGCCGCGGACGCGACCTTCGAGCTGGCCGGAGTGCTGGCGCTCGGCGGCCACCTGGAGGCGGCCACCCGCGCATACGGCGACGTGATGTTCAAACACTCGGCGAGCGCGCTGGCGGAAGACGCGGCGTTTCGCCGCGCCGAACTGCTGCTGGAGCAGGATGCCACGAGCGCCGCCCGCGACGCGTTTGCCGCCTACCGCACGGAGTATCCCGACGGCCGGTTTCGGGACGGTGCGCTGTACTGGGGTGGTGTAGCGGCCAACCGGGCGGGTGAACCGTTGCGTGCCATTCTGCTCTGGGAGTTGCTGATCGACGAGTTCGAGGACAGCCCGTTCCGTGCCAACGCGCTGCTGCAGGTGGCCGAAGGGTACGCGGAGCAGTCCGAGTACCAGCCGGCGGTCGCTTATCTCACCGAGCTGGTCGGCAGGTACGGCACCGAGCCGATCGGCAAGCTGGGCGCGGCGCGGCTCGAGGAGATGCGCTTGATAGCGTCCGGCGTGGACAAGGAAGAGGCGTCGCTGATGGCGGTGATCGGCGCCGGCGGAGTCGACACCCGTGAGGGCCGGGACGCGATGCTGGAGTTGGCGCGCATCTACGTAATCGACGTGGACCAGCCGCGCGCGCTGGCGTTCGCGATGCTCACCGACGTCGCCGGATACCGCCGCGACAAGGAGACGGCCGCCGAGGCCGAGTACCTGTTGGGCGAGTACCACCGCCGCAC